A section of the Salvelinus sp. IW2-2015 linkage group LG7, ASM291031v2, whole genome shotgun sequence genome encodes:
- the LOC111966824 gene encoding N-alpha-acetyltransferase 10 isoform X2, whose product MNIRNARPEDLMNMQHCNLLCLPENYQMKYYFYHGLSWPQLSYIAEDENGKIVGYVLAKMEEDPDDVPHGHITSLAVKRSHRRLGLAQKLMDQASRAMIENFNAKYVSLHVRKSNRAALHLYSNTLKFQISEIEPKYYADGEDAYAMKRDLAHMADEVPQLRKPGVKALGQETLTATTTPGDQEKEGERDSGGDSKELSEVSEATESTDVKDSSSDSQ is encoded by the exons ATGAATATTCGCAACGCGAGG CCGGAGGACCTTATGAACATGCAGCACTGCAACCTGCTGTGTCTCCCAGAGAACTACCAGATGAAATACTACTTCTACCATGGACTGTCCTGGCCACAG CTCTCCTACATCGCTGAGGATGAGAATGGCAAAATAGTGGGATATGTTTTGGCCAAGAT GGAGGAGGATCCAGATGATGTCCCCCATGGTCACATCACATCCCTG gctGTCAAGCGCTCTCACAGACGTCTGGGTCTGGCTCAGAAGCTGATGGACCAAGCCAGCCGAGCTATGATTGAAAACTTCAACGCCAAATATGTCTCACTTCATGTCCGGAAAAG TAACCGAGCGGCCTTGCACCTGTACTCCAACACACTGAAATTCCA GATTAGTGAAATAGAGCCCAAGTACTATGCAGATGGGGAGGATGCCTATGCCATGAAGAGAGACCTAGCTCACATGGCTGATGAG gtcccacagttgaggaAGCCAGGAGTGAAGGCACTGGGTCAGGAGACCCTTACTGCTACGACCACACCCGGTGaccaggagaaagagggagagagggacagtggcGGAGACAGCAAAGAACTCAGTGAAGTTAGCGAAGCAACAGAGAGCACAGACGTCAAAGATTCATCCTCCGATTCACAATGA
- the LOC111966824 gene encoding N-alpha-acetyltransferase 10 isoform X1, translating into MNIRNARPEDLMNMQHCNLLCLPENYQMKYYFYHGLSWPQLSYIAEDENGKIVGYVLAKMEEDPDDVPHGHITSLAVKRSHRRLGLAQKLMDQASRAMIENFNAKYVSLHVRKSSNRAALHLYSNTLKFQISEIEPKYYADGEDAYAMKRDLAHMADEVPQLRKPGVKALGQETLTATTTPGDQEKEGERDSGGDSKELSEVSEATESTDVKDSSSDSQ; encoded by the exons ATGAATATTCGCAACGCGAGG CCGGAGGACCTTATGAACATGCAGCACTGCAACCTGCTGTGTCTCCCAGAGAACTACCAGATGAAATACTACTTCTACCATGGACTGTCCTGGCCACAG CTCTCCTACATCGCTGAGGATGAGAATGGCAAAATAGTGGGATATGTTTTGGCCAAGAT GGAGGAGGATCCAGATGATGTCCCCCATGGTCACATCACATCCCTG gctGTCAAGCGCTCTCACAGACGTCTGGGTCTGGCTCAGAAGCTGATGGACCAAGCCAGCCGAGCTATGATTGAAAACTTCAACGCCAAATATGTCTCACTTCATGTCCGGAAAAG CAGTAACCGAGCGGCCTTGCACCTGTACTCCAACACACTGAAATTCCA GATTAGTGAAATAGAGCCCAAGTACTATGCAGATGGGGAGGATGCCTATGCCATGAAGAGAGACCTAGCTCACATGGCTGATGAG gtcccacagttgaggaAGCCAGGAGTGAAGGCACTGGGTCAGGAGACCCTTACTGCTACGACCACACCCGGTGaccaggagaaagagggagagagggacagtggcGGAGACAGCAAAGAACTCAGTGAAGTTAGCGAAGCAACAGAGAGCACAGACGTCAAAGATTCATCCTCCGATTCACAATGA